In a genomic window of Pedobacter sp. KBS0701:
- a CDS encoding sialate O-acetylesterase, with the protein MRTKLILCCFTWLLVFSFSVSGKVTLPQLVSSHMVLQRETPLTIWGWAAAKEKITISFNGKTYKATTDEQGSWSVKMKKMKAGGPFKMIVKGENTITLDDIMLGDVWFCSGQSNMALPMERLKEAYPQVIEKDHFPLIRNFFVPTKSNLSGESIDLPPGKWVPATGAGILSFGGTSYFFAKTLFQKYNIPIGIINSSVGGTPIEAWMSRDAFLTNPGQTKKINNFRDSAFMANYQKRLKEKNLAMPTTVPVVDEGLSGPVKWIDPDFNASGWRKFWMPGYWADQGLRNFNGIFYFRKELQIPAEMSGQQAKLYLGRIIDADSVFLNGKFIGNTTYQYPPRRYVIPAGLLKSGKNILIVKVVSSSGKGGFVPDKNYSLLTPEKKIDLRGEWSFEVGYAQPRQNQGFRAGAEMPLVAQNEPTGLFNTMVSPAVRFAIKGFLWYQGESNTGDPKAYGQLLPALIKDWRNKWKQGDLPFIYAQLPNFMEASYLPEESSWAEFRQSQLQALSVPNTGMAVAIDAGEWNDIHPLDKKDVGERLALWAAHLAYHDQEIIYSGPIYKSNHPKGSELTINFDHVEPGLMIKGSDKLTGFALAGEDKVFYWGQARIVGDAVVLSSPLVVKPAFVRYAWADNPDRANLYNKANLPASPFEAEVDHSR; encoded by the coding sequence ATGAGAACAAAATTAATTTTATGCTGCTTCACCTGGCTACTGGTTTTCAGTTTTTCAGTTTCTGGCAAGGTTACCTTACCCCAGCTGGTATCCAGCCACATGGTGCTTCAGCGGGAAACTCCTCTGACAATATGGGGATGGGCAGCAGCAAAAGAAAAAATAACGATCAGTTTTAACGGAAAAACGTATAAGGCAACCACTGATGAACAAGGCTCATGGTCAGTAAAAATGAAAAAGATGAAAGCCGGCGGCCCTTTTAAGATGATTGTTAAGGGTGAGAATACGATTACGCTTGATGATATTATGCTGGGAGATGTATGGTTTTGTTCAGGGCAATCCAATATGGCCCTGCCAATGGAGCGGTTAAAAGAAGCTTATCCGCAGGTGATTGAAAAGGATCATTTTCCTTTGATCAGAAACTTTTTTGTTCCAACCAAATCAAACCTGTCTGGAGAATCGATCGATCTTCCTCCCGGCAAATGGGTTCCGGCTACTGGTGCAGGGATATTAAGTTTCGGAGGAACAAGTTATTTTTTCGCAAAAACACTCTTTCAAAAATATAACATTCCAATAGGCATCATCAATTCAAGCGTTGGAGGTACCCCGATTGAGGCCTGGATGAGTCGCGATGCATTTTTGACGAATCCCGGGCAGACGAAAAAAATAAACAATTTCAGAGATTCGGCATTTATGGCCAATTATCAAAAAAGGCTTAAAGAGAAGAACTTAGCAATGCCTACAACAGTTCCTGTAGTTGATGAAGGACTTTCAGGTCCGGTAAAGTGGATCGACCCGGATTTTAATGCCAGCGGCTGGCGAAAATTTTGGATGCCGGGCTACTGGGCTGATCAGGGGCTCCGAAACTTCAACGGGATATTTTATTTCAGAAAAGAATTACAAATCCCCGCAGAAATGAGCGGACAGCAGGCTAAGCTTTACCTTGGCCGCATCATCGATGCAGATTCCGTGTTCCTTAATGGTAAATTTATTGGCAACACTACCTATCAATATCCTCCACGCAGGTATGTTATTCCTGCCGGGCTGTTGAAAAGCGGAAAAAACATCCTGATCGTTAAAGTTGTGAGCAGCAGTGGTAAAGGCGGCTTTGTTCCAGATAAAAACTATTCCTTGCTCACTCCGGAAAAAAAGATAGACTTACGTGGGGAATGGAGTTTCGAAGTAGGTTATGCTCAGCCAAGGCAAAACCAGGGTTTCCGTGCCGGGGCAGAAATGCCATTAGTTGCGCAGAATGAACCAACCGGATTATTCAATACCATGGTTTCGCCCGCGGTACGGTTTGCAATAAAAGGTTTTCTCTGGTACCAGGGTGAATCGAATACCGGAGATCCGAAAGCATACGGACAATTGTTGCCGGCGCTTATAAAAGACTGGCGCAATAAATGGAAGCAGGGAGATTTACCGTTTATCTATGCACAGTTGCCTAATTTTATGGAAGCCAGCTATCTGCCCGAAGAAAGTAGCTGGGCAGAGTTCAGGCAAAGCCAGCTGCAGGCGCTTTCAGTACCAAACACAGGAATGGCTGTGGCCATTGATGCTGGCGAATGGAATGATATTCATCCGCTGGATAAAAAAGACGTCGGTGAACGTTTGGCACTATGGGCCGCACATTTAGCTTACCATGACCAGGAGATTATTTATTCGGGACCTATTTATAAATCAAATCATCCAAAAGGATCTGAACTGACTATAAACTTTGACCATGTAGAACCTGGGTTGATGATTAAAGGATCAGATAAACTGACCGGTTTCGCACTTGCAGGTGAGGATAAGGTTTTCTATTGGGGCCAGGCCAGGATAGTGGGAGATGCTGTTGTGCTCTCAAGTCCTTTGGTTGTAAAACCGGCCTTTGTCCGTTATGCATGGGCAGATAATCCCGATCGGGCTAATTTATACAACAAGGCAAATTTACCGGCTTCCCCTTTTGAAGCAGAAGTTGATCATTCGAGATAA
- a CDS encoding TonB-dependent receptor: protein MRSEILQTYVTSRLKFFRCLPKVMLLTALVFSAFIAQAQTVVKGKVVDEQGKAMPGVGVLLKGTNTSTSSQDNGSFSITTTGANPVLVFSYVGYTSKEIPVKDQSTINVTLQPSAAELAQVVVVGYGTQRKEAVTGSVASIAGEKIREVPAPNIAQAIQGRLAGVNISQTSTKPGATMQILIRGQRSLSASNEPLVVLDGIPFPGSIGDINPNDIKSIDILKDASATAIYGSRGANGVILLTTNRGQVGAPAKVSYNTYTGLQTLFAKYPMMDGPELVALRKASGKFTTLGVDEANDVNTDWQDLFYNKSAIMTSHDLGVTGGSATSNYSFGGGYYKNQSLIPTQQYTRYSMKASLDQQIGKLFRLGFTTNNNYNISEGNQVGIYGNLANTPISNPYNTDGSLKRTVRSPQDEAYVFTNGIVKNLRDQWLNDTRGFATYNSFYGEVKIPGVEGLKYRANLGLDFIQSNNGNFTGVGVGSTTATTPSTAGVSNSQTYHWTLENLITYDRSFGKHSFNAVALYSAEQNKFNSSSMTARDIPSDAFQFYNLGQANGELTIGNGQYSLTGLVSYMGRIMYSYDNRFLLSATLRSDGSSRLAPGYKWHTYPAVSVGWNMMNESFMKGITAIDKLKIRVGYGQTSNQAVNPYQTLGLLSPRPYNFGNNAYSTGYYLSQLPSPGLGWEYSETWNYGLDFSILKNRISGTFEYYDTKTKDILLNLGLPSTAGVGGYTANIGQTQNKGWELSLNGVILENQGGWTWDLGFNISANRNKLTALASGQTRDEGNAWFVGHNINAIYDYEKVGLWQAGDPYLNVLEPGGNVGMIKVKYTGDYDANGVPTRPIGAADRQIIDIDPKFTGGFNTRVAYKGFDLNVVGLFKSGGTLVSTLYSSAGYLNLLTGRRNNVKVDYWTPENTGAKYPKPGGIASGDNPKYGSTLGFFDASFLKIRTISLGYDFNRDLIKNSNVKLRMYVTVQNPFVMFSPYHDESGMDPETNSFGDENQAVSSYQRRILTIGTNTPSTRNYVAGLNLTF from the coding sequence ATGAGAAGTGAAATTTTACAAACTTATGTAACATCGCGCTTGAAATTTTTCAGGTGCTTACCCAAAGTTATGCTGCTAACGGCGTTGGTATTTTCAGCGTTTATTGCACAGGCACAAACTGTGGTAAAAGGTAAAGTTGTTGATGAACAAGGTAAGGCAATGCCTGGAGTGGGTGTCCTTTTAAAAGGAACCAATACCAGTACCTCATCCCAGGATAATGGAAGTTTTTCTATTACCACGACTGGGGCAAACCCGGTTTTAGTATTCTCTTACGTTGGTTATACCAGCAAAGAGATTCCGGTGAAAGATCAAAGCACGATAAATGTTACCCTTCAACCAAGCGCAGCAGAGCTTGCTCAGGTTGTGGTTGTAGGTTATGGTACTCAACGTAAAGAAGCTGTAACAGGTTCTGTGGCGTCAATTGCCGGAGAAAAAATTCGTGAAGTACCGGCACCTAACATCGCGCAGGCTATTCAGGGCAGGTTAGCGGGGGTTAACATTTCGCAGACTTCAACGAAACCAGGTGCAACCATGCAAATCCTCATCCGCGGTCAGCGTTCACTTTCGGCGAGTAACGAGCCGCTTGTGGTATTGGATGGAATTCCATTTCCCGGCTCTATTGGCGATATCAATCCTAACGATATTAAAAGTATTGATATCTTAAAAGATGCTTCTGCAACTGCTATTTATGGTTCAAGGGGTGCCAATGGCGTAATCCTATTGACCACCAACAGGGGCCAGGTTGGAGCGCCCGCTAAAGTTTCATACAATACCTATACAGGTTTGCAAACCTTGTTTGCAAAATACCCGATGATGGACGGACCGGAATTAGTTGCGCTGAGAAAAGCATCAGGAAAATTCACCACCCTTGGTGTAGATGAAGCCAATGATGTAAATACCGACTGGCAAGACTTGTTTTATAACAAAAGTGCTATTATGACCAGTCATGATTTGGGTGTAACTGGAGGTTCAGCAACCAGTAACTATAGTTTTGGTGGTGGTTATTACAAAAACCAGAGTTTAATTCCTACTCAGCAGTATACGAGGTATTCGATGAAAGCGTCTCTTGATCAGCAAATAGGAAAGCTTTTCCGCCTTGGATTTACGACAAATAACAATTACAATATTAGTGAAGGCAATCAGGTTGGAATTTACGGCAACCTGGCTAATACCCCTATTTCAAATCCTTATAATACTGATGGAAGTTTAAAAAGGACTGTCAGAAGTCCGCAGGATGAAGCCTATGTTTTTACCAATGGAATTGTTAAGAATTTACGTGACCAGTGGTTGAATGATACCCGTGGTTTTGCCACCTACAATTCATTTTATGGAGAGGTGAAAATTCCCGGAGTTGAAGGATTAAAATACCGTGCAAATCTTGGTCTGGATTTTATCCAAAGTAACAATGGTAACTTCACTGGTGTTGGAGTGGGCAGTACCACAGCCACTACGCCTTCAACAGCAGGGGTAAGTAATTCACAAACCTATCACTGGACGCTTGAGAATTTAATTACCTATGACCGCAGTTTTGGAAAACACAGTTTCAATGCTGTTGCTTTATATTCAGCAGAACAAAATAAATTCAATTCTTCTTCTATGACTGCCAGAGATATTCCTTCTGATGCCTTCCAGTTTTATAATCTTGGACAGGCAAATGGAGAGTTAACGATTGGCAATGGACAATATAGCCTTACAGGTCTTGTTTCCTACATGGGAAGGATTATGTATTCTTATGATAACAGGTTCTTATTGAGTGCAACACTTCGCTCGGATGGATCCTCGCGTTTGGCGCCAGGATATAAATGGCATACCTATCCAGCCGTTTCTGTGGGATGGAATATGATGAATGAATCTTTCATGAAAGGTATAACGGCCATCGATAAATTAAAAATCCGTGTAGGTTACGGTCAGACTTCCAATCAGGCGGTTAATCCATATCAAACACTTGGTTTGTTAAGTCCCCGTCCATATAATTTTGGTAACAACGCCTACTCAACCGGTTATTATTTATCTCAGCTTCCAAGCCCGGGTTTGGGATGGGAATACTCTGAAACCTGGAATTATGGCTTAGATTTTTCAATTTTGAAAAACCGGATTTCAGGTACTTTTGAATATTATGATACCAAAACCAAAGATATCTTACTTAATCTTGGACTACCTTCTACAGCGGGAGTAGGCGGCTATACTGCTAATATTGGCCAAACCCAGAATAAAGGATGGGAATTAAGTCTTAATGGTGTGATTCTTGAAAATCAGGGTGGCTGGACCTGGGATTTAGGATTCAATATTTCTGCAAACAGAAACAAACTTACGGCATTAGCTTCCGGACAAACACGTGATGAAGGAAATGCATGGTTTGTGGGCCATAATATTAATGCGATATATGACTACGAAAAAGTTGGATTGTGGCAGGCAGGAGACCCATATTTAAATGTGTTGGAACCAGGCGGTAATGTGGGTATGATCAAAGTTAAATATACCGGAGACTACGATGCAAATGGCGTTCCGACCAGGCCTATCGGAGCTGCAGACAGGCAAATTATTGATATTGATCCTAAATTTACCGGTGGATTCAATACCAGGGTTGCTTACAAAGGATTTGATCTGAATGTTGTTGGTCTTTTCAAAAGCGGCGGAACTTTAGTAAGTACATTATATAGTTCGGCGGGTTACCTTAATTTGTTAACAGGTCGTAGAAATAATGTTAAGGTAGATTACTGGACACCTGAAAATACAGGAGCAAAGTATCCTAAACCAGGTGGTATTGCCAGCGGTGATAACCCTAAGTACGGAAGCACACTGGGCTTTTTTGACGCTTCATTCCTGAAAATAAGGACCATATCGCTTGGTTATGATTTTAACAGGGATTTAATTAAAAATTCCAATGTAAAGCTCCGCATGTATGTAACGGTGCAAAATCCGTTTGTCATGTTCTCACCTTACCATGACGAGTCAGGTATGGATCCGGAAACCAATTCATTTGGTGATGAAAACCAGGCGGTAAGCTCTTACCAGAGACGAATCTTAACTATTGGAACAAACACACCTTCGACGCGGAATTATGTTGCAGGTCTAAACTTAACATTTTAA